Proteins co-encoded in one Kiritimatiellales bacterium genomic window:
- a CDS encoding NAD(+)/NADH kinase, producing MKKIGIIANPKRPRAADVFERLSRKAAELDLELYADQQTAAYLPAAAVIEFDQFAGTVDVLFALGGDGTVLFGAKILNGAGVPVFGINLGSLGFLTGVGEDEIETALEAAAAGNFETDRRIVAHCSVYQNGTCSAGYRILNDAVLGFGGSSQVVNLELLINGRPVSVFTCDGMIVSTPTGSTGHALAAGGPIIQPCAGVFGISVICPHTLSNRPIILPDSSEIEIRIQHSHKKLLFAADGQDVAELDEGDAVKIVKSESPVTFLHLPDYDYFDVLSRKLHWRGSN from the coding sequence ATGAAAAAAATCGGTATTATAGCGAATCCGAAACGCCCGCGCGCCGCCGACGTGTTTGAACGGCTCAGCCGGAAAGCGGCGGAGCTGGATCTTGAGCTTTATGCCGACCAACAAACGGCCGCTTACCTGCCGGCGGCCGCAGTGATTGAATTCGATCAGTTCGCTGGAACCGTTGATGTGCTGTTTGCGCTCGGCGGCGACGGTACGGTGCTGTTCGGTGCAAAAATTCTGAACGGTGCCGGCGTTCCGGTTTTCGGTATAAATCTCGGCAGTCTCGGCTTTCTTACCGGCGTCGGTGAAGATGAAATCGAAACCGCACTGGAAGCCGCCGCTGCCGGAAATTTTGAAACAGACCGCCGGATTGTCGCGCACTGCTCCGTTTATCAGAATGGAACATGTTCCGCCGGATACCGGATTCTGAACGATGCGGTACTCGGTTTCGGCGGGTCATCGCAGGTGGTAAACCTTGAACTGCTGATTAACGGCAGGCCGGTTTCTGTTTTCACCTGCGACGGCATGATTGTTTCGACGCCGACCGGCAGTACCGGGCACGCCCTCGCCGCCGGCGGTCCGATCATTCAGCCGTGTGCCGGCGTTTTCGGCATCAGCGTCATCTGTCCGCACACGCTCAGCAACCGTCCGATCATCCTGCCGGACAGCAGCGAAATTGAAATCCGCATTCAGCACTCACACAAAAAACTTCTGTTTGCCGCCGACGGACAGGATGTGGCCGAACTGGACGAAGGCGACGCGGTAAAAATTGTAAAAAGCGAATCACCGGTGACATTTCTGCATCTGCCGGATTATGATTATTTTGATGTGCTCAGCCGTAAACTGCACTGGCGCGGTTCTAATTAA
- a CDS encoding phosphoribosyl-AMP cyclohydrolase, whose protein sequence is MSREIEEGLKLELDWNKLEKAVAGTKGIIPVAVQHADTKEVILIAYINQLAFEESLKRRMLVLWSSSRQELWIKGLTSGETFELLEARVNCEQNSLLFIVRPNRGNICHTKNRSGAPRNCYYRRINFDTLELENIDP, encoded by the coding sequence ATGAGCAGAGAGATTGAAGAGGGTTTGAAGCTGGAGCTGGACTGGAATAAGCTGGAAAAAGCAGTGGCGGGAACAAAGGGAATTATTCCGGTGGCGGTGCAGCATGCGGACACAAAAGAAGTAATTCTGATTGCGTACATTAATCAGCTGGCATTCGAAGAATCGCTGAAACGCCGGATGCTGGTGCTGTGGAGTTCGTCGCGCCAGGAGCTTTGGATTAAAGGGCTGACCTCCGGCGAAACGTTTGAACTGCTGGAAGCGCGCGTGAATTGCGAACAGAATTCGCTGCTGTTTATTGTGCGACCGAATCGAGGCAATATCTGTCATACAAAAAACAGATCCGGTGCGCCGCGCAACTGCTATTACCGCCGGATTAATTTCGATACACTCGAACTCGAAAATATTGATCCATAA
- the hisF gene encoding imidazole glycerol phosphate synthase subunit HisF has protein sequence MLAKRIIPCLDVAGGRVVKGINFVQLRDAGDPVECAKAYQEQGADELTLLDIAATNDGRDTMADIVRRVAEQIFMPLTVGGGIRTTADVRRLLNAGADKVSFNSAAVNHPEILNRCSEQFGSQCTVLAIDARRNEHGSWTVYTHGGRTPVDLDVIVWAQEGVARGAGEILLTSMDADGTKNGYDLKLTRAVAEAVGVPVIASGGAGTLQHMVDAVTEGKADAVLAASIFHFGEFTIRETKEYMRSKGVVVRL, from the coding sequence ATGTTAGCAAAACGGATTATTCCCTGTTTGGACGTGGCCGGCGGTCGTGTGGTAAAAGGCATCAACTTTGTGCAGCTCCGTGACGCCGGCGATCCGGTTGAATGCGCGAAGGCATATCAGGAGCAGGGCGCCGATGAATTAACACTGCTTGACATCGCCGCAACGAACGACGGGCGCGATACAATGGCTGATATTGTCCGGCGTGTTGCCGAACAGATTTTTATGCCGCTGACGGTCGGCGGCGGCATCCGTACCACGGCCGATGTACGCCGGTTGTTGAACGCCGGTGCCGATAAAGTTTCGTTTAATTCGGCGGCGGTGAATCATCCTGAAATTTTAAACCGGTGTTCTGAACAGTTCGGCAGTCAGTGCACCGTGCTGGCGATCGACGCGCGCCGGAATGAACACGGCTCATGGACGGTGTATACACACGGTGGACGCACGCCGGTTGATCTTGATGTCATCGTCTGGGCGCAGGAAGGAGTCGCGCGCGGCGCCGGCGAAATCCTGTTAACCAGTATGGACGCTGATGGAACGAAAAACGGATACGACCTGAAACTTACGCGCGCGGTTGCCGAAGCAGTCGGTGTGCCGGTCATTGCCTCCGGCGGCGCCGGAACGTTACAGCACATGGTCGACGCCGTCACCGAAGGTAAAGCCGACGCCGTACTCGCCGCCTCCATTTTTCATTTCGGTGAATTCACCATTCGCGAAACCAAAGAATATATGCGCTCCAAAGGCGTCGTTGTGCGCTTGTAA